From Syntrophaceae bacterium, one genomic window encodes:
- a CDS encoding MBL fold metallo-hydrolase — translation MEGNRQYPTRLSEGLIVLGHDYFHHYLMEGRERTALVEAGVSATADLVLGQLESLGVRPDYLVVSHPHVDHINGLPALRTAFPDATVIAGEGAPEFLAHPGTKTSLVADDRFITQFLAGKGLRTKRPPIEEPPSLDGCRIVRDGERIDLGGRTLVFLAAPGHSPGNLAVHVPETGVLLASDSLGYHLPRQGFFPIFFTGYDDYMATIDRFETLKPRFIGLPHHGCFSGEEETPRAFAEARRAARETRARILGDARPDEDILRDLYHRSYRDELTIYSQENIIGCCRLLLRRSRQSAKGETS, via the coding sequence ATGGAGGGAAACCGGCAGTACCCGACCCGCCTCTCGGAAGGTCTCATCGTCCTGGGACACGACTATTTCCACCATTACCTTATGGAAGGCAGAGAGCGGACAGCCCTGGTGGAGGCCGGTGTCTCGGCCACGGCGGATCTCGTCCTCGGCCAGCTCGAGTCTCTCGGAGTCCGTCCCGATTATCTTGTCGTCAGCCACCCCCATGTGGACCACATCAACGGCCTCCCCGCCCTGCGCACAGCCTTTCCGGACGCCACCGTCATCGCCGGGGAGGGCGCACCGGAGTTCCTCGCCCATCCCGGGACGAAGACCTCCCTGGTGGCGGACGACCGTTTCATCACTCAATTTCTCGCCGGCAAGGGCCTGAGGACAAAGCGTCCTCCGATCGAGGAGCCGCCGTCGCTCGATGGATGCCGGATCGTTCGCGATGGGGAGCGGATCGACCTGGGCGGACGGACACTGGTATTCCTGGCCGCCCCGGGGCACTCGCCGGGCAACCTGGCCGTTCACGTCCCGGAAACCGGTGTCCTCCTGGCCTCCGACAGCCTGGGTTATCACCTTCCGAGGCAGGGTTTCTTTCCCATCTTCTTCACCGGCTATGACGACTACATGGCCACCATCGACCGGTTCGAGACCCTGAAGCCCCGCTTCATCGGCCTTCCCCATCACGGCTGCTTTTCGGGAGAGGAGGAAACACCCCGGGCTTTCGCGGAGGCCCGCCGTGCGGCCCGGGAAACCCGGGCGCGAATCCTCGGCGATGCCCGGCCCGACGAGGACATCCTCCGGGACCTCTATCACCGGAGTTACCGGGACGAACTGACCATCTACTCGCAGGAAAACATCATCGGCTGCTGCCGGCTGCTGCTCCGCCGGAGCCGACAATCCGCCAAAGGAGAAACCTCATGA
- a CDS encoding flavodoxin, whose product MIRILIVYASQTGSTERMARAVAEGVSRIEGAVAVLKRAGEATLDDLLSADGLAVGTPENFGYMAGAVKDFFDRTFYPAQDKVFRKPYAVFISAGNDGTGALAAVERIALGYKFKRVFEPVISRGVLKEEVLEQCRELGGVLAGGCEAGIF is encoded by the coding sequence ATGATCAGAATCCTCATCGTCTATGCCTCCCAGACGGGCAGCACGGAGCGGATGGCCCGTGCCGTGGCGGAGGGCGTAAGCCGGATCGAAGGCGCCGTCGCGGTCCTGAAGCGGGCCGGCGAGGCGACCCTGGACGACCTTCTGTCCGCCGACGGCCTGGCCGTCGGGACGCCGGAGAATTTCGGCTACATGGCCGGGGCCGTGAAGGACTTCTTCGACCGGACCTTCTATCCGGCGCAGGACAAGGTGTTCCGAAAGCCTTACGCGGTTTTCATCAGCGCCGGAAACGACGGGACGGGGGCCCTGGCGGCGGTCGAGCGAATCGCCCTGGGGTACAAGTTCAAGCGGGTCTTCGAGCCGGTGATCTCCAGGGGTGTCCTGAAGGAGGAGGTCCTGGAACAGTGTCGGGAGCTGGGAGGGGTCCTGGCCGGCGGATGCGAGGCGGGGATTTTCTGA
- a CDS encoding potassium channel protein yields MHRTMFTNKLSIAATGLVFLIVAGTIGYNLTEGWAPLDSFYATIVTISTVGYGDFMPRTLQGRLFTIILILFGVGTMFYTVGLLAQNMVEGRLRVVLGRGRLEKMIEKMSNHYIICGCGRIGHLIGKELQTEKVPFVVIDSNTEVIERIAEEGFVYCKGDATHDKCLVEAGVKRAKGIVCVLPSDAENLYVILTAKELNPDIWILSRSEDEVSEHRLLRAGANRVMSPYTFGGMRMSMAILRPAMLDFIEITTSRASLELRMEEMTVCDGSPIIGKTLEESEIRLQYGLIIVAVKKESGRMIFNPLATYRIERGDKLIAMGEDENVARLSQVCLT; encoded by the coding sequence ATGCACAGGACGATGTTCACCAACAAGCTCAGCATTGCGGCCACGGGTCTGGTTTTCCTCATCGTCGCGGGCACGATCGGCTACAATCTCACCGAGGGCTGGGCTCCCCTGGACTCTTTCTATGCGACAATCGTTACGATCTCCACGGTAGGCTATGGCGATTTCATGCCCCGGACCCTGCAGGGGCGTCTGTTCACCATCATCCTGATTCTGTTCGGTGTGGGAACCATGTTCTACACGGTGGGCCTCCTGGCCCAGAACATGGTGGAAGGAAGGCTGCGGGTCGTTCTCGGGAGGGGAAGGCTGGAAAAAATGATCGAAAAAATGAGCAATCACTACATCATCTGCGGCTGCGGCCGGATCGGGCATCTCATCGGCAAGGAACTGCAGACGGAAAAAGTCCCCTTTGTGGTGATCGACAGCAACACGGAGGTCATCGAGCGGATTGCCGAAGAGGGCTTCGTCTACTGCAAGGGAGACGCCACCCACGACAAGTGCCTTGTCGAGGCGGGGGTAAAACGGGCCAAGGGGATCGTCTGCGTCCTTCCCTCGGACGCCGAGAATCTTTACGTAATCCTGACCGCCAAGGAGCTCAACCCGGACATCTGGATCCTCTCCCGCTCCGAGGACGAGGTCTCGGAGCACCGGCTTCTCCGGGCCGGGGCCAACCGGGTCATGTCCCCCTACACATTCGGGGGAATGAGGATGTCCATGGCCATTCTCCGGCCCGCGATGCTCGACTTCATCGAGATCACCACCAGCCGGGCCAGCCTGGAGCTGCGCATGGAGGAGATGACCGTCTGCGACGGCTCCCCCATCATCGGCAAAACGCTGGAGGAATCGGAGATCCGCCTGCAGTACGGCCTCATCATCGTGGCGGTGAAGAAGGAATCCGGACGGATGATCTTCAATCCCCTGGCGACCTACCGGATCGAACGGGGAGACAAGCTCATCGCCATGGGGGAGGACGAAAACGTGGCGCGCCTTTCCCAGGTCTGCCTGACCTGA
- a CDS encoding cytidine deaminase: protein MAYPLRRSPFLIRCTVPSATLLIAAPLMVLWIFLAGISTAWAAPRDVIYVFDEDYPPYTYLEKGQPTGFDIDILRAALQGRDAKLVLLPMQWDEAQKRLASGEVHLTSGMKKTEERKGRYVFPNLPLTEFKVSLFTTTGKPYRIPADLKDRTAATQKGSLYVGLAEQKGIRTVLFDTEANALMALSKGVAEAFVGSEKTAYFNMKKHGLKNLHPLSTPLMVSSLYFAVRKTDTELLSWLNEGLFRIRTDGTYEKIYRRWFVEELTAAEIQALKDSARQASRFAYAPYSNFPVGAAVLMASGNIFTGCNIENGIFPYTETALSVAVHNAVAAGETRFRAAVNLQPGDKMAAPTAEERQLLYEFGGETLVLVEDGSGGYRTVTVSELLPYVFPLQ from the coding sequence ATGGCATATCCGCTCCGGCGATCACCCTTCCTCATCCGCTGCACCGTTCCCTCCGCCACCCTGCTGATTGCGGCACCCCTGATGGTTCTCTGGATTTTCCTGGCCGGGATTTCCACCGCCTGGGCGGCTCCCCGGGACGTCATCTATGTCTTCGACGAGGACTATCCGCCTTATACCTACCTCGAAAAGGGCCAGCCGACGGGATTCGACATCGACATCCTGAGGGCCGCCCTCCAGGGACGGGACGCAAAGCTGGTCCTCCTGCCCATGCAGTGGGATGAGGCGCAGAAGAGACTAGCCTCCGGAGAAGTACACCTGACCTCGGGGATGAAGAAGACGGAGGAGCGCAAGGGGCGATATGTCTTTCCGAACCTGCCCCTGACGGAGTTCAAGGTCAGTCTCTTCACGACGACAGGAAAGCCCTACCGGATTCCCGCCGACCTCAAGGATCGCACAGCCGCCACGCAGAAGGGCTCCCTCTACGTCGGCCTGGCGGAACAGAAGGGAATCCGGACCGTTCTTTTCGATACGGAGGCCAATGCCCTTATGGCCCTCTCGAAGGGAGTGGCGGAGGCCTTCGTCGGCTCGGAAAAAACGGCCTATTTCAACATGAAGAAACACGGCCTCAAGAACCTGCACCCCCTGAGCACACCGCTGATGGTCTCCTCCCTCTATTTCGCCGTCCGGAAGACCGACACGGAACTCCTCTCCTGGCTCAACGAAGGCCTCTTCCGGATCCGTACGGACGGCACCTACGAAAAGATCTACCGCCGCTGGTTCGTGGAGGAGCTCACCGCCGCCGAGATCCAGGCTCTCAAGGACAGCGCCCGGCAGGCCTCCCGCTTCGCCTACGCGCCCTACTCGAACTTCCCCGTGGGGGCGGCGGTTCTGATGGCCTCGGGAAATATCTTCACCGGCTGCAACATCGAAAACGGCATTTTCCCCTATACGGAGACGGCCCTGTCGGTGGCGGTCCACAATGCCGTGGCCGCCGGAGAGACCCGGTTCCGGGCGGCGGTCAACCTCCAGCCGGGCGACAAAATGGCCGCCCCGACGGCAGAGGAACGGCAGCTGCTCTATGAGTTCGGCGGGGAAACCCTGGTCCTGGTGGAGGACGGGAGCGGCGGATACCGGACGGTGACGGTATCGGAACTTCTGCCTTACGTCTTCCCGCTGCAGTAG
- the miaB gene encoding tRNA (N6-isopentenyl adenosine(37)-C2)-methylthiotransferase MiaB gives METATQRKTFFIRTFGCQMNVHDAGRMADLLREAGWEDAAGERDARLILINTCSIREKAAQKVYSLLGRLQEMKRCRPDLILGVAGCLAQQLGGQLVRKIPAVDLVFGTHQAHRLPEFIRTVEGGGRVVETAFTESVCSLHRIVLPPAGTISAFVTIMQGCDNYCAFCVVPYLRGREESRPCREILEEIRLLAGRGVREVVLLGQNVNSYGRNLAEGADFPDLLQAVSGVEGIERIRFTTSHPKDLSDKLIRAFREIGPLCGHIHLPVQSGSDRILARMNRGYTRDDYLGKVARLRDACPEVAISSDMIAGFPGETEEDFEDTLALMEEVRFDSLFSFKYSEREGTAALLLDGKLDERVKGRRLRILQDLQDRHTLEKHRRDVGRTLEVLVEGTSRNSDADLTGRTRTNRIVNFPGDGAWIGRTVRVAIREAFLHSLRGEAILPGLRSPALPANPKAA, from the coding sequence ATGGAAACGGCAACGCAGCGGAAAACCTTCTTTATCCGGACCTTCGGGTGCCAGATGAATGTCCATGACGCCGGGCGGATGGCGGACCTTCTGCGCGAGGCCGGATGGGAAGATGCGGCCGGCGAGCGTGATGCCCGCCTGATTCTCATCAACACGTGCAGCATCCGGGAAAAGGCCGCCCAGAAGGTATACAGCCTTCTGGGACGTCTCCAGGAAATGAAGCGGTGCCGGCCGGACCTGATTCTGGGAGTGGCGGGCTGCCTTGCCCAGCAGCTGGGAGGGCAACTGGTAAGGAAGATCCCCGCCGTGGACCTCGTCTTCGGGACGCACCAGGCCCACCGTCTGCCGGAATTCATCCGGACCGTGGAGGGGGGAGGCCGGGTGGTCGAGACGGCCTTCACCGAATCCGTCTGCTCCCTGCACCGGATCGTCCTGCCGCCGGCCGGGACGATCAGCGCCTTCGTGACCATCATGCAGGGCTGCGACAACTATTGCGCCTTCTGCGTGGTTCCGTACCTCCGGGGCCGGGAGGAAAGCAGGCCCTGCCGGGAGATCCTGGAGGAGATCCGCCTGCTTGCCGGCCGGGGCGTCCGCGAGGTGGTCCTCCTGGGACAGAATGTCAACTCCTACGGGCGGAACCTGGCGGAGGGGGCGGATTTCCCGGACCTGCTCCAGGCCGTATCGGGAGTGGAGGGGATCGAGCGGATCCGGTTTACCACGTCCCATCCGAAGGACCTGTCGGACAAGCTGATCCGGGCCTTCCGGGAGATCGGGCCGCTGTGCGGGCACATCCATCTCCCCGTGCAGTCCGGGTCGGACCGGATTCTTGCCCGGATGAACAGGGGATACACCCGGGACGATTACCTCGGGAAGGTGGCGCGCCTGCGGGACGCCTGCCCGGAAGTGGCCATCTCCTCGGACATGATCGCGGGTTTCCCGGGCGAGACCGAGGAGGATTTCGAAGACACGCTGGCCCTGATGGAAGAAGTTCGCTTTGACAGCCTCTTCTCCTTCAAGTATTCCGAGCGTGAAGGAACGGCGGCGCTTCTTCTGGACGGCAAGCTGGACGAGCGGGTCAAGGGCCGCCGGCTCCGGATCCTGCAGGATCTCCAGGACCGGCATACCCTGGAGAAGCATCGGCGGGACGTGGGACGCACCCTGGAAGTGCTGGTGGAGGGAACCAGCCGGAACAGCGACGCGGACCTGACGGGAAGGACCCGGACGAACCGGATCGTCAATTTCCCGGGCGACGGGGCCTGGATCGGCCGGACCGTCCGGGTGGCCATCCGGGAGGCCTTTCTCCATTCCCTCCGGGGCGAGGCGATTTTGCCCGGTCTGCGCTCACCGGCGCTGCCGGCGAACCCGAAAGCGGCATAA
- a CDS encoding bifunctional nuclease family protein, with the protein MIEMKVAGLTIDPVTNTPIVILKDREEKRVLPIWIGLFEASAIATELEGINFSRPMTHDLIRDILTNLGIEVLKVEVHDLRNNTFFANIHLLREGKTQVIDSRPSDALALALRASAPIYVEERVIEKSRSIDVGAKITDLEKEKEDKLKDFLENLDPDDFGKYKM; encoded by the coding sequence ATGATCGAAATGAAAGTGGCGGGCCTGACGATCGATCCAGTGACGAATACGCCCATCGTGATCCTGAAGGACCGGGAAGAAAAGAGAGTTCTGCCGATCTGGATCGGCCTGTTCGAGGCGAGCGCCATTGCCACGGAACTGGAGGGGATCAACTTCTCGCGGCCCATGACGCACGATCTGATCCGGGATATCCTGACGAACCTCGGAATCGAGGTGCTGAAGGTCGAGGTCCATGATCTCCGGAACAATACCTTCTTCGCGAACATTCATCTCCTGCGGGAGGGAAAGACGCAGGTCATCGATTCCCGTCCCAGCGACGCCCTGGCCCTGGCGCTTCGGGCAAGCGCCCCCATCTACGTGGAGGAACGGGTGATCGAGAAATCCCGGAGCATCGATGTGGGTGCGAAGATCACCGACCTGGAGAAGGAGAAGGAAGACAAACTCAAGGATTTCCTGGAAAACCTGGATCCCGACGACTTCGGGAAATACAAGATGTAA
- a CDS encoding tyrosine recombinase XerC → MTEEALAAFERHLRVERNLSPQTVRAYLADLRQFRGFLAQGPSGRTVGGDLLEQADSLALRSYLADLYRKKLRKTSIGRKLAALKTFYAFLLRQGRIRSNPAELIQAPKAETYVPKVLSVDDVFVLLGDRFGAGPEGRRDRAILELFYGSGVRLSELAGLNVTDVDLDGSLVKVRGKGARERLIPMGPPCREALARWIEERSALVREGHTEPGNPLFLNRSGERLSGRSVARLLDDYVRKSGIGRKISPHSLRHSFATHLLDAGADLRSIQEMLGHKSLSTTQKYTAVSIGRLMEVYDRAHPKAREGEEES, encoded by the coding sequence ATGACGGAGGAAGCCCTCGCGGCCTTCGAGCGGCACCTGCGGGTGGAGCGGAACCTCTCCCCCCAGACGGTTCGGGCATACCTGGCGGACCTGAGGCAGTTCCGCGGATTCCTGGCGCAGGGACCGTCGGGCCGGACGGTCGGCGGGGACCTCCTGGAGCAGGCCGATTCCCTGGCCCTCAGGAGCTATCTGGCGGACCTGTACCGGAAAAAGCTCCGGAAGACGTCGATCGGCCGGAAACTGGCGGCCCTGAAGACGTTTTATGCGTTCCTCCTGCGACAGGGAAGGATCCGGTCCAATCCGGCGGAGCTCATTCAGGCCCCGAAGGCGGAAACGTACGTGCCGAAGGTGTTGTCGGTGGACGACGTATTCGTCCTCCTGGGGGACCGGTTCGGAGCGGGGCCCGAGGGCCGGCGCGACCGGGCGATCCTGGAGCTGTTTTACGGGTCCGGTGTCCGGCTGAGCGAACTGGCGGGGCTGAACGTAACGGACGTGGACCTGGACGGGAGCCTGGTGAAGGTCCGGGGCAAGGGCGCCCGAGAACGCCTCATCCCGATGGGACCGCCCTGCCGCGAGGCCCTGGCCCGCTGGATCGAGGAGCGGAGCGCCCTTGTCCGGGAAGGGCATACGGAACCCGGGAACCCCCTGTTTCTCAATCGTTCGGGAGAACGGCTGTCGGGGCGGTCCGTAGCCCGCCTGTTGGACGATTACGTACGGAAGAGCGGGATCGGGCGGAAGATCAGCCCCCACTCGCTCAGGCACAGTTTCGCGACGCACCTCCTGGACGCCGGGGCGGATCTCCGGTCCATCCAGGAAATGCTGGGACACAAGAGCCTGTCGACGACGCAGAAATACACCGCCGTCAGCATCGGCAGGCTCATGGAAGTATACGACCGGGCCCATCCGAAGGCCCGGGAAGGAGAGGAGGAATCATGA